The DNA sequence GACTTAAAAAAGCGCAGGCAATCAGAGCCTGCGCTTTTCTTGGAACTACTCTTTTTTAAAGTTTTTGCGGTTCTTCAGCTTTTTGAACTGTTCAATAATATAATCGAAGCTAATTGGAATGTTGTTTTCAAAAGCGTGCTTCACACCATAACCGAGTGCAAGAGTGAGTGAAGACGCCACTATACCTCCTGCAATTGACCCTGCTCCAGGAACAAGCTTTATTATTTGTCGGTAAACGGTCTGTCCGATTGTCCGAGTTGTCGTAACGATGATGAGCTCTTTCGCAGTATCCTTGGACATTGGCTTATCATATAAAGCAGCCAGCTTTAGAATGAGTCCAACTTGCAGCGCCGTGAGTGGAATCATATCCGAACCTGGAATTGGCAATGCACCAATACCTCCGGCTGACACGCCCGCTCCCGCTATCCAGCGATTCGCAGTCTGCGATTTATCTTTCATGCTTTTCGCGAAAAGGAGGTCCTTGCCTCTTTTTTTTAAAATGGAAAGAATACTCGCTTTGAGTTTGTCCATGTTTTCCCCTGTGCGTGAGGAAATCGGCAATACTTCATATTTGCTGCCAGTCTGTTCCTTAATAAACTGGACAAGACTATCAATCCCTTCTGCAGCATCAATCTTGTTCAGGACAAGAAGGATATTCTTGTTATGCTTTTCAATTGCTTGGAACTTCTCACGCTCACTATCAGAGAAGACGGTTCCCGCTGCATTTGTGAAAAACAGAACGATATCAGCCTTATCAATAAAATCAATTGTCTTGCGCGGGTTCTCATCATTTGGATCGTTGAGGCCTGGTGTATCCATGAACTTGATCTTCTCAAGACCTTCTATATTGTAAGGATCCACACTTACCGTCTCTCCAGGCTGCGGATTCGTACTAGCAACTTCTTTGCCAATAATCCGGTTGATTGTCGATGATTTGCCAGCGTTCACTTCACCAACAAGCGCTATAAGCAGCTCCTTCTCAAGTTGGTCGTTGATCTTCTTCATCTCTTTTTCATAAACCTCATCCACTGCCTCATCCAACTGTTGACGGAATTCCTGCTCTTCCGGCGTTACAGCCTCTTCTATTGTAGGATCATTGCTATTATCGTCTTTTCTTCCACGAAACCATTTCATATATAAAGTCCTCCTGATGATTAGATCTCTTATCTCATATCTTACAACGTACCCGATAATTCCCCAAATAATAGATGAAAGAGAGTAAAAAAATCTTCAGTACCATTCTGTAATGTTCAATTTTATATATTTTCAAGCGAAAGGTTAGCAAAATATAATTTATATTTGTATACGCTTACACAATAGATAGATAGGGTTTACTTTGGATAATCAATTTTTAAAATTGGAAACTTTTTTCTGTAATTAGAGATTTTTTTCAAAAAACACCCCATAAATTGGATGCTCGCTTAGTACTCTATGAACATCCGGACAAGAACGAAAGATTTTAGCGCTAAAATCTCAGAATCAGAATACATCCATAAAACGAAAGCGGATCACACATGCAGAAGCGGCCCAAACGCTTCAACGGTGTATCAATCCGCACAAAGGGGACGGAATATTATGAATAAAA is a window from the Aciduricibacillus chroicocephali genome containing:
- a CDS encoding GTPase; translation: MKKINDQLEKELLIALVGEVNAGKSSTINRIIGKEVASTNPQPGETVSVDPYNIEGLEKIKFMDTPGLNDPNDENPRKTIDFIDKADIVLFFTNAAGTVFSDSEREKFQAIEKHNKNILLVLNKIDAAEGIDSLVQFIKEQTGSKYEVLPISSRTGENMDKLKASILSILKKRGKDLLFAKSMKDKSQTANRWIAGAGVSAGGIGALPIPGSDMIPLTALQVGLILKLAALYDKPMSKDTAKELIIVTTTRTIGQTVYRQIIKLVPGAGSIAGGIVASSLTLALGYGVKHAFENNIPISFDYIIEQFKKLKNRKNFKKE